The nucleotide window TCCAGCGATCAAACATATTGTAGCGCGGTTGATGGATTAACAGTGGTGTGCCCAGTTCACGCAGAATACGCGCCGCTTCTTTGGTTTGTGCGGGTTGGTAATTGGAGATTCCCACGTAAAGCGCGCGGCCGGAGCGCACAATAAAATCCAGCGCCTGCATGGTTTCTTCCAGCGGTGTTTCCGGGTCCATGCAGTGGTGATAAAAAATATCGAAATAATCAAGGCCGGTACGTTTCAAACTTTGGTCGCAACTGCTCACCAAATATTTGCGTGAACCACCAAGACCGTAAGGGCCTGGCCACATGTCGTAACCTGCTTTGCTAGAGATAATTAATTCATCGCGGTAGGGCGCGAAATCCTGTTTAAAAATTGCGCCGAAGGTGGATTCAGCAGAGCCATAATTGGGGCCGTAGTTGTTTGCCAAATCAAAATGCGTTATTCCCAAATCAAATGCACGGTGCAACATGGCGCGCGCGTTGGCTTGTGAATCGACTGCGCCGAAGTTTTGCCATAAACCCAATGACAAGCGCGACAAACGCAGCCCGCTTTTGCCGCAGCGTTGGTATTTCATGGTTTTATAGCGGTCAGGGTGTGCAACGTAAATCGGGTTGGGTTCGTGGGTAATCATTTTTTATCCTGATAGTAAAAATCTGATATTTAAATGGGATGTTAAATCGGGAGTCGCTGAAAAACGCAACATTTTACCTGAAAAGGAGGATTG belongs to Cellvibrio sp. pealriver and includes:
- the mgrA gene encoding L-glyceraldehyde 3-phosphate reductase, with translation MITHEPNPIYVAHPDRYKTMKYQRCGKSGLRLSRLSLGLWQNFGAVDSQANARAMLHRAFDLGITHFDLANNYGPNYGSAESTFGAIFKQDFAPYRDELIISSKAGYDMWPGPYGLGGSRKYLVSSCDQSLKRTGLDYFDIFYHHCMDPETPLEETMQALDFIVRSGRALYVGISNYQPAQTKEAARILRELGTPLLIHQPRYNMFDRWIENGLTDVLKEEGVGSIVFSPLAQGVLTNKYLNGIPADSRAARPELIYLNNKDITPEKLEKVKALNALAEARGQSLAQMAIAWTLHNDAVTTCLIGASRPAQIDDSVAALNNLAFSSSELAQIEAILK